In one Pseudomonas purpurea genomic region, the following are encoded:
- a CDS encoding SOS response-associated peptidase — protein sequence MCGRYALFRWNPAFAALPGFPADQQAQWNISPNDSVLMLRADAGQRTLARARWGLTPPWLTDLSRTPAHARAETLAEQPMFREAFRLRRCLLPANGFYEWRGTTRKRPYWLTPGEGSSLFFAAIWEAYPVQEQVWLSTAVVTQAASNQRRPLILDAAGQEAWLDPETPLHTLQALLASEPAALRERVLANLVNDPKLNAPECLTPG from the coding sequence ATGTGTGGACGTTATGCCCTGTTTCGTTGGAACCCCGCGTTTGCGGCCTTGCCCGGATTTCCGGCCGATCAGCAGGCGCAGTGGAATATTTCGCCCAATGACTCGGTGTTGATGCTGCGGGCGGACGCGGGCCAGCGCACGTTGGCGCGTGCGCGTTGGGGGCTGACGCCACCCTGGCTCACCGACTTGTCGCGGACCCCGGCGCACGCCCGTGCCGAGACCCTGGCCGAACAGCCCATGTTTCGCGAGGCCTTTCGCCTGCGTCGTTGCCTGTTGCCGGCCAACGGGTTCTATGAATGGCGCGGCACCACCCGCAAGCGTCCTTACTGGCTGACTCCGGGGGAGGGTTCCTCGCTGTTTTTTGCGGCGATCTGGGAAGCGTACCCGGTGCAGGAGCAGGTCTGGTTGAGTACGGCGGTGGTGACCCAGGCTGCGTCGAATCAGCGCCGGCCGTTGATTCTCGATGCGGCAGGGCAGGAAGCCTGGCTTGACCCCGAAACCCCGCTGCACACCTTGCAGGCGCTGCTCGCCAGCGAACCTGCCGCGTTGCGCGAGCGGGTGTTGGCGAACCTGGTGAATGATCCAAAACTCAATGCGCCGGAATGCCTGACGCCGGGTTAA
- a CDS encoding YajG family lipoprotein, with protein sequence MLQRLLFGLITVTSLTLVGCAHSPQQLSPQPKLTSQLAPVGHGQPVVVRVVDGRPSPTLGTRGGLYPETSAITVQGADILPKLQAQAEAAVRLLGFTPTANAYNAPQLTVTLAELKYQSPKEGMYVTEATIGATFRSDVQNANRRYSGRYGASLDQRFGMAPNQETNTKLVGDVLSDALTRLFKDPTVGQILGE encoded by the coding sequence ATGTTGCAACGCCTGTTGTTCGGTTTGATCACTGTGACCAGTTTGACCCTGGTTGGCTGCGCCCACAGCCCGCAACAACTTAGTCCGCAACCCAAGCTCACGAGCCAGCTCGCGCCGGTAGGCCATGGCCAGCCGGTGGTGGTGCGTGTGGTTGATGGCCGTCCGTCGCCTACCTTGGGCACCCGTGGTGGCTTGTACCCGGAAACCAGCGCCATTACCGTCCAGGGCGCCGACATCCTGCCCAAGCTGCAAGCCCAGGCTGAGGCCGCCGTTCGTCTGCTGGGCTTCACCCCGACCGCCAACGCCTACAACGCGCCGCAGTTGACCGTGACCCTGGCCGAGTTGAAGTACCAGTCGCCCAAAGAAGGCATGTACGTGACCGAAGCGACCATCGGCGCGACCTTCCGCTCCGATGTGCAGAACGCCAACCGTCGCTACAGCGGCCGTTATGGCGCCTCGCTGGACCAGCGTTTCGGCATGGCGCCGAACCAGGAAACCAACACCAAACTGGTGGGCGATGTGCTGAGTGATGCGCTGACGCGTCTGTTCAAGGACCCGACCGTCGGTCAGATTCTCGGCGAGTAA
- a CDS encoding CPXCG motif-containing cysteine-rich protein, producing the protein MLETAHYDCPYCGEEVEAVLDLSGGDQQYIEDCPVCCRPIVFTLQTDGQEWMLDVHTENE; encoded by the coding sequence ATGCTGGAAACTGCGCACTATGACTGCCCTTATTGCGGGGAGGAAGTGGAAGCCGTGCTGGACCTGTCCGGCGGCGATCAGCAGTACATTGAGGACTGTCCGGTATGTTGCCGGCCAATTGTATTCACGCTGCAAACCGACGGTCAGGAATGGATGCTCGACGTTCACACTGAAAACGAGTGA
- a CDS encoding class I SAM-dependent methyltransferase: MDPRSEVLLRQADLFQGSLLLAGLPADDLLGKLPNAHGWCWHAGDQAALDARFAERSHFGVNAPDRAFETAVVFLPKSKDLTDYILNALASRLAGRELYLVGEKRSGIEGAAKQLNPFGKPRKLDSARHCQLWQVTVANAPEAKSLESLAQEYELPLAEGPLKVISLPGVFSHGRLDRGSALLLEHLDKLPSGHLLDFGCGAGVLGAAVKRRYPHNTVTLLDVDAFAAASSRLTLAANGLEAEVLTGDGIDAAPMGLSAILSNPPFHVGVHTDYFATENLLRKAAKHLKNGGELRLVANSFLKYQPLIEEHLGTCTIKAEGQGFRIYRAKRG; encoded by the coding sequence ATGGATCCGCGCAGTGAAGTACTGCTTCGTCAGGCTGATTTGTTTCAAGGCTCGTTGCTGCTGGCCGGTTTGCCCGCCGATGACCTGCTGGGCAAATTGCCAAACGCTCACGGCTGGTGCTGGCATGCGGGCGACCAAGCCGCGCTGGACGCACGCTTTGCCGAGCGCAGCCACTTTGGCGTGAACGCACCGGACCGCGCGTTTGAGACAGCCGTGGTGTTTCTGCCCAAGTCCAAGGACCTGACCGACTACATCCTCAATGCCCTCGCCTCGCGCCTGGCCGGTCGCGAGCTGTACCTGGTGGGTGAGAAGCGCAGCGGCATCGAAGGCGCAGCCAAACAACTGAACCCCTTCGGCAAACCGCGCAAGCTCGACAGCGCGCGGCATTGCCAACTCTGGCAGGTCACCGTGGCCAATGCGCCCGAGGCCAAATCGTTGGAAAGCCTGGCCCAGGAATATGAACTGCCACTGGCCGAAGGCCCGCTGAAAGTCATCAGCCTGCCGGGCGTGTTCAGCCACGGTCGCCTGGATCGCGGCAGCGCGCTGCTGCTTGAACACCTGGACAAACTGCCGAGCGGCCATTTGCTGGACTTCGGTTGCGGCGCCGGCGTCCTGGGCGCGGCGGTCAAGCGGCGTTATCCGCACAACACCGTCACCCTGCTGGACGTCGATGCCTTCGCCGCCGCCAGCAGTCGCCTGACCCTGGCGGCCAACGGTCTGGAAGCCGAGGTGCTGACGGGCGATGGCATCGACGCAGCACCGATGGGTTTGAGCGCAATCCTGAGTAACCCGCCGTTCCATGTCGGGGTGCATACCGATTATTTCGCCACTGAGAATTTGCTGCGAAAAGCAGCCAAACATCTGAAAAACGGCGGCGAACTTCGCCTGGTGGCCAACAGTTTCCTGAAGTACCAACCGCTGATCGAAGAGCACTTGGGGACGTGTACGATCAAGGCCGAAGGGCAAGGTTTTCGGATTTACCGGGCCAAACGCGGCTGA
- a CDS encoding methyl-accepting chemotaxis protein — protein sequence MKFKSIQFSVAALAGAIVLSVVAALVLYAVFSGARTQDMVQQRTQAQFEQVIEQRLRGLAQTQVSQIQRELEAPLLIAGGLVRVNALIGTPDADGKPQLSLSREQLISLIKENVAQNPKILGTYIGWEPNALDHNDAAYVGSKVAGIDAGTGRFLPWWFRNEDASLGLDKLADVNDRTALSTGVRASEYYLCSQESKKACVIDPAPYKVGDKTVMLASFIEPIMVNGTFQGIVGADLSVNFIQDMLLGANQKLYNGVGEMALIGGNQRLVAYTKDPSKFGEKVSDILDASQVANLSHLNRGEVTYNVDKARGKIELYLPFGIGQTDARWTLLLQLPLNAVMADLQTLQSDLKAQRNSDTFGMTMVGLLIAGIGLLVIWLVGHGIARPLKQMVAMLDDIAQGEGDLTRRLTSDRADELGSIAKGFNTFLAKLQAMITQVVTSVQSVSDSSEHTADIAIRTNIGVHKQMAEIDQVATAVHEMTATAQDVARNATQAAQAASHADRAAAQGMQIVRNTSTSIGALAVEIGKAVGVVQTLAKDSENINAILTAIRGIAEQTNLLALNAAIEAARAGEQGRGFAVVADEVRNLAQKTQQATEEIQSMIQQLQQGTRDVVRVMEDSQNRTDESVQHAAQAAEALEIITQAVSVINDMNTQIASAAEEQSAVADDINRNVINIGQVANEVAGGADESSAASADLTKLAEQQRRLINQFKV from the coding sequence ATGAAATTCAAGTCGATCCAGTTTTCCGTTGCCGCCCTGGCCGGTGCCATCGTATTGAGCGTTGTCGCCGCCCTGGTGTTGTATGCCGTGTTTTCCGGAGCGCGGACCCAGGACATGGTCCAGCAGCGTACTCAAGCGCAGTTTGAGCAAGTCATCGAACAGCGTCTGCGCGGGCTTGCGCAAACCCAGGTCAGCCAGATCCAGCGCGAACTTGAAGCACCGCTGCTGATTGCTGGTGGGCTGGTGCGGGTCAACGCGCTGATCGGCACTCCGGATGCCGACGGCAAACCGCAGTTGAGCCTGAGCCGTGAGCAACTGATCAGCCTGATCAAGGAAAACGTCGCACAGAACCCGAAAATCCTCGGCACCTACATCGGCTGGGAACCCAACGCGCTGGACCATAACGACGCGGCGTATGTCGGCAGCAAAGTGGCCGGCATCGACGCGGGCACCGGACGCTTTCTGCCGTGGTGGTTCCGCAACGAAGACGCCAGCCTGGGCCTGGACAAACTGGCGGACGTCAACGATCGCACCGCCCTCTCCACCGGCGTGCGCGCCAGCGAGTACTACCTGTGCTCCCAGGAGAGCAAAAAAGCCTGCGTGATCGACCCGGCGCCCTACAAGGTCGGCGACAAAACCGTGATGCTGGCGTCCTTCATTGAACCCATCATGGTCAACGGCACATTCCAGGGCATCGTCGGCGCCGACCTCTCAGTGAACTTCATTCAGGACATGCTGCTGGGCGCGAACCAGAAGCTCTACAACGGCGTCGGTGAAATGGCCCTGATCGGCGGCAACCAGCGCCTGGTCGCCTACACCAAGGACCCGAGCAAATTCGGCGAGAAGGTCAGCGACATTCTCGACGCCAGCCAGGTCGCCAACCTGAGCCACCTCAATCGCGGCGAAGTGACCTACAACGTCGACAAGGCTCGCGGCAAGATCGAGCTGTATTTGCCTTTCGGCATCGGCCAGACCGACGCTCGCTGGACCCTGCTGCTGCAATTGCCGCTGAACGCGGTGATGGCCGACCTGCAAACCCTGCAAAGCGACCTCAAGGCACAGCGCAACTCCGACACGTTCGGCATGACCATGGTCGGCCTGCTGATCGCCGGTATCGGTTTGCTGGTGATCTGGCTGGTGGGCCACGGCATTGCCCGACCGCTGAAGCAGATGGTGGCCATGCTCGACGATATCGCCCAGGGCGAAGGCGACCTGACGCGCCGCCTGACCAGCGACCGCGCCGATGAACTGGGTTCGATCGCCAAGGGCTTCAACACCTTCCTGGCCAAGTTGCAGGCGATGATCACCCAGGTCGTGACGTCGGTGCAGAGCGTCAGCGATTCGTCCGAACACACGGCCGACATCGCCATTCGCACCAACATTGGCGTGCACAAGCAAATGGCCGAGATCGATCAAGTGGCCACCGCAGTGCATGAAATGACCGCCACCGCCCAGGACGTCGCACGCAACGCGACCCAGGCCGCGCAAGCCGCCAGCCACGCCGACCGCGCCGCCGCCCAGGGCATGCAGATCGTGCGCAATACCTCGACCTCGATTGGCGCTCTCGCGGTGGAGATCGGCAAAGCGGTGGGTGTGGTGCAGACCCTGGCCAAGGACAGCGAGAACATCAACGCGATCCTGACCGCCATTCGCGGGATCGCCGAACAGACGAACCTGCTGGCCTTGAACGCCGCGATTGAGGCCGCTCGGGCCGGTGAACAGGGACGTGGTTTTGCAGTGGTCGCCGATGAAGTGCGCAACCTGGCGCAGAAGACTCAGCAGGCCACCGAAGAAATCCAGTCGATGATCCAGCAGTTGCAGCAAGGCACCCGCGATGTGGTGCGCGTCATGGAAGACAGCCAGAACCGCACGGACGAAAGCGTGCAGCACGCTGCTCAAGCAGCCGAGGCCCTGGAGATCATCACGCAGGCAGTATCGGTGATCAACGACATGAACACCCAGATCGCCAGCGCCGCGGAAGAACAAAGCGCGGTGGCTGACGACATCAATCGCAATGTGATCAATATCGGCCAGGTGGCCAATGAAGTCGCGGGCGGTGCGGATGAGTCGAGCGCGGCCAGTGCGGACCTGACCAAACTGGCCGAGCAGCAGCGACGGTTGATCAATCAGTTCAAGGTCTGA
- a CDS encoding 1-acyl-sn-glycerol-3-phosphate acyltransferase, with amino-acid sequence MGEFDAIRPYDDSEVPAVLARLLGDKAFLDILTHFRFPRFAGAFGWLLKPLIAYRLRREFAGVSSVATLQDKVELYVDHTIERATDGVTYTGVEQFKSGSAYLFIANHRDIVMDPAFVNYAVYHAGLPTPRIAIGDNLLQKPYVSDLMRLNKSFIVHRSITGRREKMAAYQLLSAYINHSIRNDCQSIWIAQAEGRAKDGDDRTESAILKMFHMSRKDEPFGEVIQSLNVTPVSISYEYDPCDQAKARELYIRATTGTYAKVPGEDDASIAKGITGYKGRVHVNFAAPITERYDDTKQLASEMDRQILGGYRLFPVHYLAYAQWSDADPQLQVPDATQVFAADELAKAQEEWQRRLDACPEAHRPFLVLQYATPVRNQYRVKAGLPL; translated from the coding sequence ATGGGCGAATTCGATGCCATCCGACCTTACGACGACAGCGAAGTCCCGGCAGTACTGGCCAGGCTGCTCGGCGACAAGGCGTTTCTAGATATCCTCACCCACTTCCGCTTCCCGCGTTTTGCCGGGGCCTTCGGCTGGTTGCTCAAACCCCTTATCGCTTATCGGCTGCGCCGTGAGTTTGCGGGTGTCAGCTCGGTGGCCACCTTGCAGGACAAGGTCGAACTGTACGTCGACCACACGATCGAGCGCGCCACCGACGGCGTGACCTACACCGGCGTCGAACAATTCAAGTCCGGCAGCGCCTACCTGTTCATCGCCAACCACCGCGACATCGTGATGGACCCGGCCTTCGTCAACTACGCGGTGTACCACGCCGGCCTGCCGACGCCACGCATCGCCATTGGCGACAACCTGCTGCAAAAGCCCTATGTCAGCGACCTGATGCGCCTGAACAAGAGCTTTATCGTGCACCGCTCGATCACCGGCCGACGCGAAAAAATGGCGGCTTACCAGTTGCTCTCGGCGTACATCAACCACTCGATCCGCAACGACTGCCAGTCGATCTGGATCGCCCAGGCCGAAGGACGGGCCAAGGACGGCGACGACCGTACCGAGTCGGCGATCCTCAAGATGTTCCACATGAGCCGCAAGGACGAGCCGTTTGGCGAAGTCATTCAGTCGTTGAACGTCACCCCGGTGTCGATCAGCTACGAATACGACCCCTGCGACCAGGCCAAGGCCCGCGAGCTGTACATCCGCGCCACCACCGGCACTTACGCCAAAGTGCCCGGCGAGGATGACGCGAGCATCGCCAAGGGCATCACCGGCTACAAAGGCCGGGTGCACGTGAACTTCGCAGCGCCGATCACCGAACGTTACGACGACACCAAGCAATTGGCGAGCGAAATGGACCGGCAGATCCTTGGTGGCTACCGCTTGTTCCCGGTGCACTACCTGGCTTATGCCCAGTGGAGCGACGCCGACCCGCAATTGCAGGTGCCCGATGCCACCCAGGTGTTTGCCGCCGATGAGCTGGCCAAGGCCCAGGAAGAATGGCAACGGCGCCTCGACGCCTGCCCCGAGGCACATCGACCGTTCCTGGTGCTGCAATACGCAACGCCGGTACGCAATCAGTACCGCGTCAAGGCTGGCCTGCCACTCTAA
- a CDS encoding 2-hydroxyacid dehydrogenase yields MTNNTRAVFLDHSSLDLGDLDLSGLQACFDDLQRCSLTTPKNIIERLKGARVAISNKVLLNAETLAACPDLKLILIAATGTNNVDLDAARAHGITVSNCQGYGTPSVAQHTIMLLLNLATRLGDYQKAVGEGRWQQAKQFCLLDFPIVELEGKTLGLLGHGELGGAVARLAEAFGMRVVSGQIPGRPARADRLPLDELLPQVDALTLHCPLNEHTRHFIGARELTLLKPGAFVVNTARGGLIDEQALADALRSGHLGGAATDVLSVEPPTAGNPLLAHDIPRLIVTPHNAWGSREARQRIVGQLTENAQAFFSGTALRVVS; encoded by the coding sequence ATGACGAACAACACCCGCGCCGTTTTTCTCGACCACAGTTCCCTGGACCTCGGCGACCTGGACCTCAGTGGTTTGCAGGCCTGCTTCGATGACCTGCAACGGTGTTCGCTGACCACGCCGAAAAACATCATTGAACGGCTCAAGGGTGCCCGCGTGGCCATCAGCAACAAAGTCCTGCTGAACGCTGAAACCCTCGCAGCCTGCCCGGACCTGAAGCTGATCCTGATCGCCGCCACCGGCACCAACAACGTCGACCTCGACGCCGCCCGCGCCCACGGGATCACCGTGAGCAACTGCCAGGGTTACGGCACGCCGTCGGTGGCGCAACACACAATCATGCTGCTGCTTAACCTCGCCACACGCTTGGGCGACTATCAAAAAGCCGTCGGCGAAGGTCGCTGGCAGCAGGCGAAACAGTTCTGCCTGCTGGACTTTCCGATCGTCGAACTCGAAGGCAAAACCCTCGGCCTGCTCGGCCATGGCGAGTTGGGCGGCGCGGTGGCACGGCTGGCTGAAGCCTTTGGCATGCGGGTGGTGTCGGGGCAGATTCCTGGCCGCCCTGCCCGCGCGGATCGGCTGCCGCTGGATGAACTGCTGCCGCAAGTCGACGCACTGACCCTCCACTGCCCGCTCAACGAACACACTCGCCATTTCATCGGGGCTCGCGAACTGACATTGCTCAAGCCGGGCGCCTTTGTGGTCAACACTGCCCGCGGTGGCTTGATCGACGAACAGGCCCTGGCCGATGCCCTGCGCAGCGGTCACCTGGGCGGTGCGGCCACCGATGTGCTGAGCGTCGAACCACCGACTGCCGGCAATCCGCTGTTGGCCCATGACATTCCGCGCTTGATCGTCACCCCGCACAACGCCTGGGGTAGCCGCGAGGCGCGGCAGCGGATCGTCGGCCAACTGACGGAAAACGCCCAGGCGTTTTTCAGCGGTACAGCGCTGCGGGTCGTCAGTTGA
- a CDS encoding DUF2007 domain-containing protein: MQRIYEPENLMEGELLQGMLASEGVEAHLVGRDLLGGVGELPVFGLLGLAVDNDQAQYARELIAAYNAALPMPGDEPHTVPGVLVC; encoded by the coding sequence ATGCAGCGCATCTACGAACCGGAAAACCTGATGGAAGGCGAACTGCTGCAAGGCATGCTGGCCAGTGAAGGGGTGGAAGCGCATCTGGTGGGGCGCGACCTGTTGGGCGGTGTGGGCGAACTGCCGGTGTTCGGCCTGCTCGGGCTGGCGGTGGACAACGACCAGGCGCAATACGCGCGTGAGCTGATCGCCGCGTACAATGCGGCGCTACCTATGCCTGGCGACGAACCGCACACTGTTCCCGGGGTGCTGGTCTGTTAG
- a CDS encoding TMEM165/GDT1 family protein: MLDSLLVPTAIVALAEIGDKTQLLALILAARFRKPWPIIAGIVAATLANHAAAGAVGAWFGSFFSDSTLHWILAASFAATALWTLVPDKMDDDEASTARKFGPFLTTLIAFFLAEMGDKTQVATVMLAAQYPELWLVIIGTTVGMLIANVPVVLAGNFAADKLPLTLIRRLAASAFLVLAIVAVYKAMQSSGWV, encoded by the coding sequence ATGCTGGATTCTCTGCTCGTTCCTACTGCAATCGTTGCCTTGGCCGAAATCGGTGACAAGACGCAACTGCTCGCACTCATTCTCGCCGCCCGTTTTCGCAAACCCTGGCCGATCATTGCCGGTATCGTCGCCGCGACCCTGGCCAACCACGCAGCAGCCGGCGCAGTCGGCGCCTGGTTTGGCAGCTTCTTCTCGGATTCAACGTTGCACTGGATTCTGGCCGCGAGCTTTGCAGCGACCGCGCTGTGGACCCTGGTGCCAGACAAAATGGATGACGACGAAGCCAGCACCGCCCGTAAGTTCGGACCGTTCCTGACCACACTGATTGCGTTCTTCCTGGCGGAGATGGGTGACAAGACTCAAGTCGCCACTGTGATGCTCGCGGCGCAATACCCTGAGTTGTGGCTGGTGATTATCGGCACTACGGTGGGCATGCTGATTGCCAACGTGCCGGTGGTTTTGGCGGGTAACTTTGCCGCGGATAAACTGCCCCTGACCCTGATCCGTCGCCTGGCGGCGTCGGCGTTCCTCGTACTTGCCATTGTGGCGGTGTACAAGGCAATGCAGAGCAGTGGCTGGGTCTGA
- a CDS encoding PA4642 family protein: MRKDKKQLIGDEIGDAQIKLFLDFEPVDATSPSLHKLIKAYRGLRIDDFERFLVFFVEAGLDLDGKDEHGNDFVALIKDQRNAPDYIELIEKARG, encoded by the coding sequence ATGCGTAAAGATAAAAAGCAGTTGATTGGTGACGAGATCGGCGATGCGCAGATCAAACTGTTCCTGGATTTCGAACCGGTCGACGCCACTTCACCGTCCCTGCATAAACTGATCAAGGCTTACCGCGGTCTGCGGATCGACGATTTCGAGCGTTTCTTGGTGTTCTTCGTCGAGGCCGGGCTGGACCTGGACGGCAAGGATGAGCACGGCAATGACTTCGTTGCCTTGATCAAGGATCAGCGCAACGCGCCGGACTACATCGAGCTGATCGAAAAAGCTCGCGGCTGA
- the mqo gene encoding malate dehydrogenase (quinone), which translates to MAHNEAVDVVLVGAGIMSATLAVLLKELDPAIKLEVVELMDSGAAESSNPWNNAGTGHAGLCELNYTPQAADGSVDIKKAVHINTQFEVSKQFWSYLTKKGTFGSSKSFISPVPHLSFVQGDAGVSFLKERFNVLSKHHAFADMEYTEDKAKMAGWMPLMMPGRPADETIAATRVMNGTDVNFGALTNQLLKHLTSAPDAQVKYCKRVTGLKRNSNGWTVSIKDVNSGNTREVNAKFVFLGAGGAALPLLQASGIEESKGFGGFPISGQWLRCDNPEVVKHHQAKVYSQAAVGSPPMSVPHLDTRVVDGKKSLLFGPYAGFTTKFLKHGSFMDLPMSVRAGNIGPMLAVAKNNMDLTKYLVSEVMQSMEQRLESLRRFYPEAKAEDWRLEVAGQRVQIIKKDPKKGGVLQFGTELVAAKDGSLAALLGASPGASVTVSIMLELIEKCFPNKASGEWAAKLAEIFPAREKVLETDAALYRKINAQNNVALELVEESSETPSFA; encoded by the coding sequence ATGGCGCATAACGAAGCAGTCGACGTAGTACTGGTTGGGGCCGGCATCATGAGTGCCACCCTGGCTGTACTGCTCAAAGAGCTCGACCCCGCGATCAAGCTGGAAGTCGTCGAGTTGATGGATTCCGGTGCCGCGGAGAGTTCCAACCCGTGGAACAACGCCGGTACCGGTCACGCCGGGCTGTGTGAGCTCAACTACACGCCACAGGCCGCCGACGGCAGCGTCGACATCAAGAAAGCCGTGCACATCAATACCCAGTTCGAGGTGTCGAAGCAGTTCTGGTCCTACCTGACCAAAAAAGGCACCTTCGGCTCGTCGAAGTCCTTCATCAGCCCGGTCCCGCACCTGAGCTTCGTGCAAGGCGATGCTGGCGTTTCGTTCCTCAAGGAACGCTTCAACGTGCTGAGCAAGCACCACGCCTTCGCCGACATGGAATACACCGAAGACAAGGCAAAAATGGCGGGCTGGATGCCATTGATGATGCCGGGGCGTCCGGCTGACGAAACCATCGCCGCCACCCGCGTGATGAACGGCACCGACGTCAACTTCGGCGCCCTGACCAATCAACTGCTCAAGCACCTGACCAGCGCACCCGATGCCCAGGTCAAGTACTGCAAGCGGGTGACCGGCCTCAAGCGCAACAGCAACGGCTGGACTGTCAGCATCAAGGACGTCAACAGCGGCAACACCCGTGAAGTCAACGCCAAGTTCGTCTTCCTCGGCGCTGGCGGCGCGGCATTGCCGCTGTTGCAGGCGTCGGGCATCGAAGAAAGCAAAGGCTTCGGCGGCTTCCCGATCAGCGGCCAGTGGCTGCGTTGCGATAACCCGGAAGTGGTCAAGCACCACCAGGCCAAGGTGTACAGCCAGGCTGCGGTCGGCTCGCCGCCGATGTCGGTGCCACACTTGGACACCCGCGTGGTCGATGGCAAGAAGTCCCTGCTGTTCGGGCCATATGCCGGTTTCACCACCAAGTTCCTCAAGCACGGTTCGTTCATGGACCTGCCGATGTCGGTTCGTGCCGGCAACATCGGCCCGATGCTGGCCGTGGCGAAAAACAACATGGACCTGACCAAGTACCTGGTCAGCGAAGTGATGCAGTCGATGGAACAACGCCTGGAATCCCTGCGCCGCTTCTACCCCGAGGCCAAAGCCGAAGACTGGCGCCTGGAAGTGGCTGGCCAGCGTGTGCAGATCATCAAGAAAGACCCGAAGAAAGGTGGCGTTCTGCAGTTCGGTACCGAACTGGTGGCGGCCAAGGACGGTTCCCTCGCGGCCCTGCTCGGCGCTTCGCCGGGCGCGTCGGTAACGGTCTCGATCATGCTGGAACTGATCGAAAAATGCTTCCCGAACAAAGCTTCCGGTGAATGGGCCGCCAAACTGGCGGAAATCTTCCCGGCCCGTGAAAAGGTTCTGGAAACCGACGCTGCGCTGTATCGCAAGATCAACGCGCAGAACAACGTCGCGCTGGAGCTGGTTGAAGAAAGCAGCGAGACCCCAAGCTTCGCTTGA